One Halobacterium zhouii genomic region harbors:
- a CDS encoding PGF-pre-PGF domain-containing protein, producing the protein MKWQRSAARLLVVVVVLMTVTGAFAPAVAATADGPPQPPQRYFGTVTDGGGSPVGGVLVEVTQDGEVVATDVTDSDGYYDLTVNTSTVNTDEQVEISVKQQTKSADVASGGSTEVDFSVDAGDTVAGGSAALGDDGSAAVPLSGGDLSEVAVDLGSGASGTLVVRESTTPTGSAPAVSSASVVTYLDVSVSGASGGGTVTVTVSESALADAGVAPADANVLHYEDGAWQTLDTTLVGETNGDVTLRADVSGFSPFAIAGSSDSGGDTGDGDTETPGTTQANTGGGGGGGGGGGTGGGGSGESETTTPPTTDSPTTSPPTSTPTTDSPTSTDDGTTPSETTSDPGTSTSPPGDGEDGGPGLLFVGGLVVVLLAVAGALYMVYGRE; encoded by the coding sequence ATGAAATGGCAACGTTCGGCGGCTCGACTCCTCGTCGTGGTCGTCGTACTGATGACTGTGACCGGCGCGTTCGCGCCGGCCGTCGCCGCGACAGCCGACGGCCCGCCCCAGCCCCCGCAGCGGTACTTCGGTACCGTGACGGACGGCGGCGGGTCGCCGGTCGGCGGCGTCCTCGTGGAAGTCACGCAGGACGGCGAGGTCGTCGCGACGGACGTAACGGACAGCGACGGGTACTACGACCTGACCGTGAACACCAGCACGGTGAACACGGACGAGCAGGTCGAGATCTCCGTCAAGCAACAGACCAAGTCCGCGGACGTCGCCTCCGGCGGCTCCACCGAGGTCGACTTCAGCGTCGACGCCGGTGACACCGTCGCGGGCGGCTCCGCGGCGCTCGGCGACGACGGCAGCGCGGCGGTGCCGCTCTCCGGCGGCGACCTCTCGGAGGTCGCCGTGGACCTGGGGAGTGGCGCGTCGGGCACGCTGGTCGTGCGCGAGTCCACGACGCCGACCGGTAGCGCGCCGGCGGTGTCGAGCGCGTCCGTCGTGACGTACCTCGACGTCTCAGTGTCGGGGGCGTCCGGCGGCGGGACGGTGACGGTCACCGTCTCCGAGAGCGCGCTCGCCGACGCCGGCGTCGCGCCGGCGGACGCGAACGTCCTCCACTACGAGGACGGCGCGTGGCAGACCCTCGACACGACGCTCGTCGGCGAGACGAACGGGGACGTGACGCTGCGCGCGGACGTCTCCGGATTCTCGCCGTTCGCCATCGCTGGCAGCAGTGACAGCGGGGGCGACACCGGCGACGGTGACACCGAGACGCCCGGCACCACGCAGGCCAACACCGGCGGCGGTGGTGGCGGTGGCGGCGGTGGCGGCACCGGTGGCGGCGGCAGTGGTGAGAGCGAAACCACCACGCCGCCGACGACGGACTCGCCGACCACCAGTCCGCCGACGTCGACGCCGACGACGGACTCGCCGACCTCGACGGACGACGGCACGACGCCGTCCGAGACGACGAGCGACCCGGGCACCTCGACGTCGCCGCCGGGCGACGGCGAGGACGGCGGCCCCGGCCTGCTGTTCGTCGGCGGCCTCGTCGTGGTGCTGCTGGCGGTCGCTGGCGCGCTGTACATGGTGTACGGCCGCGAGTAA
- a CDS encoding surface glycoprotein, which translates to MTDTNLQNKARAVVLSALMVLSVMVGTIALSGGAAAAASTATLETKQVAAGGDVVVSGTDDADNLTDGSPDDPIYVYVDLNGDGVFQTSDMEKKVADTTEETSSSSFKTTFDAPATSGTYSVFVYEASSSTGLADGDSFSGINVGKLTVDADNPKADYKAPTGTVTTSSPTIDVALNGTGTAINESTIDVSVTGPNGVIFTHEIDSDVSGDGIEFSNGNLTLTPGTGNVPALPEGQIDVSIEAEDAVGNSIAGTGELTFNFVVDKTGLDFTLNQPTAGDSYGKTSQTIAVSIDGGTVNDSTAELTVSGPNGVIFTNVTKDDAYDKANDKFSVTTGQSGVPALPNGTIDVTVSAADDHGNSDSETFSFQVDNQKPTITDIAVEDTPLNVSDTTDKVDVTVTFDENVAADTVTGVLKADGWGSIPLGTFSDVANDGTKSVVHTQVDLSGAAAIEDASASVNITAASDDVANNPNGLSAKEFNTTFAVDTTKPSVSDDTNLPDTLSGYVDFTDHYSVSADDGNGLTYWVAVDDGDIAADDYGKILSPSHVNTSDAAEGNFVLKVQSTDDAGNVHSVTEQFTIDNAEPSLSYDKDATLTGKVNITTFLTVENAGVGTGDIVYKYISAEDGDFGDTNDVTTTADEFNVNTQGEGLYKLVAVVEDPGYDKSATDTLTTKALTAEKFDSGDFDINAERFPKDLKDSELDPGDLNITIESDYDLSGLNVTIESFDGYHSQNSETLSIEKFTEKKLGDGSYNYTLTTYETPRDGLYKISLDNATTTGGLTLDSGVESKEIKADSGHVNLADADVIGATSEGHTKVKLTFSEPIDGLEKSDIAFEGVTAATFTDNDDGTVVVTFGKEIQTGGENANITLVKESFTETFSNDPKSDSSTGPYKMPVDSIELDLEKGTNFVSVPIEAGSVDFEDVNFCGCVEVIWTYDNGKWMSYDPEAKENDFSAFEAGQGYLIDAKKDTEIDVRGFTKYGAGSVGDENMPETYGEQELESGWNLIGHYQEGSQPVDQALALLDGSTYSVENADTQVQVDTLRAGEGYWLLTDDKSGLHAPVNYDGMNSEQPSIKLFDVSSSGQDVDVKLITDEPLATIHVAGTQDADGMLSESDFTMSTSGGDYIYTADLSTGSDGTLGAYLLSAEDADGNDGAANEMDSVTVDLDDPSASVTRTATSDVTGSSVDVSSWFSVNKDGGTATYEYSADGGDSWSSISDATAWDSNNADDGSVKVRVTVDDGEGNTKTATATVTVDNNQGSASKSSSFPSSDVTGSSVDVTTWFDTSADGGSVTYEYTTAGGSSWTEITSGSWDTTTLSDGDYDVRVTVTDGEGNKNTASGTVTVDNTASAHASGYPSTSGTTGDSSITVHDKAAIEGGTSYFVVVSSGANAPSASQVKAGNDATGSAALSSGSFSVSTSAENTGTASGLTASTSYDIYVVIYDGEGNPSDVKKVTATA; encoded by the coding sequence ATGACAGACACGAACCTACAGAACAAGGCGCGCGCAGTCGTGCTCTCGGCGCTGATGGTGCTCTCCGTGATGGTGGGCACTATCGCGCTGTCGGGCGGGGCTGCGGCGGCTGCCAGTACTGCGACCCTCGAGACAAAACAGGTCGCGGCTGGTGGCGACGTAGTAGTTAGCGGTACCGACGACGCAGACAATCTTACCGACGGTTCACCGGACGACCCGATATACGTCTACGTGGACCTCAACGGTGATGGTGTCTTCCAGACCTCCGATATGGAGAAGAAGGTTGCTGACACCACAGAAGAGACCAGCAGTTCCTCGTTCAAGACGACGTTTGATGCACCCGCTACGTCTGGAACGTACTCGGTGTTCGTCTACGAGGCAAGTAGCAGTACTGGTCTCGCAGACGGAGACTCGTTCTCGGGGATCAACGTTGGGAAGCTCACTGTCGACGCTGACAACCCAAAGGCCGACTACAAGGCTCCGACGGGGACCGTCACGACGAGTTCCCCGACGATTGACGTCGCCCTGAACGGCACGGGCACGGCAATCAACGAGTCGACCATCGACGTGTCGGTCACCGGCCCGAACGGTGTCATCTTCACGCACGAGATCGACTCCGACGTGTCCGGCGACGGCATCGAGTTCTCGAACGGGAATCTCACGCTGACCCCCGGAACCGGTAACGTTCCGGCGCTGCCCGAGGGCCAGATTGACGTTTCCATCGAAGCCGAGGACGCTGTCGGTAACTCGATTGCTGGTACTGGCGAACTTACGTTCAACTTCGTGGTCGACAAGACTGGACTTGACTTCACGCTGAACCAGCCCACGGCAGGTGACTCCTACGGGAAGACGTCCCAGACCATCGCAGTCAGTATCGATGGGGGGACTGTCAACGACAGCACCGCAGAACTCACTGTCAGTGGCCCGAACGGCGTCATCTTCACCAACGTGACGAAGGACGACGCGTACGACAAGGCCAACGACAAGTTCTCGGTCACGACTGGTCAGAGCGGTGTTCCCGCGCTCCCGAACGGCACCATCGACGTGACCGTGAGCGCGGCGGACGACCACGGTAACAGTGACAGTGAGACGTTCAGCTTCCAGGTGGACAACCAGAAGCCGACTATCACCGACATCGCGGTCGAAGACACGCCGCTCAACGTCTCCGACACGACTGACAAGGTGGACGTCACGGTCACGTTCGACGAGAACGTCGCCGCTGACACGGTCACCGGCGTCCTCAAGGCAGATGGTTGGGGAAGTATCCCCCTTGGAACCTTCAGTGACGTCGCAAACGACGGCACGAAGTCCGTCGTGCACACACAGGTCGACCTTTCCGGCGCAGCGGCCATCGAGGACGCGAGCGCTTCGGTGAACATCACCGCAGCGAGCGACGATGTTGCCAACAACCCGAACGGACTGTCCGCGAAGGAGTTCAACACGACGTTCGCCGTCGATACGACGAAGCCGTCGGTGAGCGACGACACGAACCTCCCTGACACGCTCAGCGGGTACGTGGACTTCACGGACCACTACTCGGTGTCGGCGGACGACGGAAACGGCCTGACCTACTGGGTCGCGGTCGATGACGGCGACATTGCCGCAGACGACTACGGCAAGATTCTTTCGCCGTCGCACGTCAACACGTCCGACGCTGCAGAGGGCAACTTCGTCCTTAAGGTTCAGTCGACAGACGACGCCGGTAACGTCCACTCCGTGACTGAACAGTTCACGATTGACAACGCCGAGCCGTCGCTCAGCTACGACAAAGACGCGACGCTCACCGGCAAGGTCAACATCACGACCTTCCTGACGGTTGAGAACGCTGGCGTCGGAACTGGCGACATCGTGTACAAGTACATCTCCGCGGAGGATGGAGACTTCGGTGACACCAATGACGTCACGACGACGGCAGACGAGTTCAACGTCAACACCCAGGGTGAGGGCTTGTACAAGCTTGTCGCCGTCGTTGAAGACCCTGGATACGATAAGTCGGCTACGGATACGCTGACGACGAAGGCGCTCACGGCCGAGAAGTTCGACAGCGGTGACTTCGACATCAACGCCGAGCGCTTCCCGAAGGACCTGAAAGACAGTGAACTGGACCCGGGCGACCTCAACATCACGATCGAGTCGGACTACGACCTCAGCGGACTGAACGTCACGATCGAGAGCTTCGACGGCTACCACAGCCAGAACAGCGAGACGCTCTCCATCGAGAAGTTCACCGAGAAGAAACTCGGTGACGGGTCGTACAACTACACGCTGACGACCTACGAGACGCCGCGAGACGGCCTCTACAAGATCAGCCTCGACAACGCCACGACGACTGGCGGGCTGACGCTCGACTCCGGTGTTGAGTCGAAGGAAATCAAGGCCGACAGTGGTCACGTGAACCTCGCTGACGCCGACGTAATCGGCGCGACGAGTGAGGGTCACACGAAGGTGAAACTCACGTTCTCCGAGCCGATTGACGGACTCGAAAAGTCCGACATCGCATTCGAAGGCGTGACCGCGGCCACCTTCACGGACAACGACGACGGGACGGTCGTCGTCACGTTCGGGAAGGAGATTCAGACGGGCGGGGAGAACGCGAACATCACGCTCGTGAAGGAGTCCTTTACCGAGACGTTCTCCAACGACCCCAAGTCTGACAGCTCTACGGGACCGTACAAGATGCCGGTTGACTCCATCGAGCTCGACCTGGAGAAGGGTACGAACTTCGTGTCCGTGCCCATCGAGGCAGGCAGTGTCGACTTCGAGGATGTCAACTTCTGTGGCTGCGTCGAAGTCATCTGGACGTACGACAACGGCAAGTGGATGAGCTACGACCCCGAGGCCAAGGAGAACGACTTCTCGGCCTTCGAAGCTGGTCAGGGCTACCTCATCGACGCGAAGAAGGACACGGAGATCGACGTGCGCGGGTTCACGAAGTACGGAGCCGGCTCCGTCGGTGACGAGAACATGCCGGAGACGTACGGCGAGCAGGAACTCGAATCTGGCTGGAACCTAATCGGTCACTACCAGGAAGGTAGCCAGCCCGTCGACCAGGCACTCGCCCTGCTTGACGGCAGCACCTACTCGGTTGAGAACGCTGACACCCAGGTGCAGGTGGACACGCTCCGCGCCGGCGAGGGCTACTGGCTCCTCACGGACGACAAGAGCGGTCTTCACGCACCCGTCAACTACGACGGGATGAACAGCGAGCAGCCGTCCATCAAACTCTTCGACGTGAGCAGTAGCGGACAGGACGTCGATGTGAAACTGATTACCGACGAACCGCTGGCCACAATCCACGTTGCCGGTACTCAGGATGCTGACGGAATGCTGTCCGAGTCCGACTTCACGATGTCGACCTCGGGCGGCGATTACATCTACACGGCCGACCTCAGCACGGGGAGTGACGGTACGTTAGGTGCGTACCTCCTCTCGGCTGAAGACGCCGACGGTAACGATGGCGCTGCGAACGAGATGGATTCAGTGACGGTTGACTTAGACGATCCGTCGGCTTCGGTGACGCGAACCGCGACCAGTGACGTGACTGGTTCGTCGGTCGACGTGTCGTCCTGGTTCAGCGTGAACAAGGACGGCGGTACGGCAACCTACGAGTACTCCGCGGACGGCGGTGATTCGTGGAGTTCGATCTCCGACGCGACGGCGTGGGACTCGAACAACGCGGACGACGGTAGCGTGAAGGTCCGCGTGACTGTCGACGACGGTGAAGGCAACACGAAGACGGCCACGGCAACGGTCACTGTTGACAACAACCAGGGCTCGGCTTCCAAGAGCAGTAGCTTCCCGAGCAGTGACGTGACCGGTTCGTCGGTCGACGTGACGACTTGGTTCGACACTTCCGCTGACGGTGGCTCGGTGACCTACGAGTACACCACGGCTGGTGGTTCGAGTTGGACCGAGATCACGTCCGGTAGCTGGGACACGACTACGCTGTCCGACGGTGACTACGACGTTCGTGTGACCGTTACCGACGGTGAAGGTAACAAGAATACGGCGTCCGGCACTGTCACGGTCGACAACACCGCAAGCGCTCACGCCTCTGGTTACCCGAGCACCTCGGGTACGACTGGTGACAGCTCCATCACTGTTCACGACAAGGCAGCCATCGAGGGTGGCACGTCCTACTTCGTCGTGGTGAGTTCCGGAGCTAACGCACCGTCTGCGTCCCAGGTGAAAGCTGGTAACGACGCAACTGGTAGCGCTGCACTCTCCAGTGGAAGCTTCAGCGTGTCTACTAGCGCGGAGAACACTGGTACGGCATCTGGACTGACCGCGAGCACGTCCTACGATATCTACGTCGTCATCTACGACGGCGAAGGTAACCCAAGCGACGTCAAAAAGGTCACTGCGACTGCCTAA
- a CDS encoding ArsR family transcriptional regulator, whose translation MKLAVPTDFEVLQALSGGKRNNAVNISHVIDKNRAYINTRLPILADYGLVERVGPAPNSGLYEITEKGQVVLEHRDAYESDDVDFEAVVADELDE comes from the coding sequence ATGAAACTCGCAGTCCCGACTGATTTCGAGGTTCTACAGGCGCTCTCTGGTGGGAAGCGAAATAACGCTGTGAATATATCACATGTAATTGACAAAAATCGCGCGTACATCAACACGCGCCTTCCCATCCTCGCGGACTACGGCCTCGTCGAGCGCGTCGGTCCCGCGCCGAACAGCGGCCTCTACGAGATCACGGAGAAGGGTCAGGTGGTGCTCGAGCACCGCGACGCCTACGAGAGCGACGACGTCGACTTCGAGGCCGTCGTCGCCGACGAACTGGACGAGTAG
- a CDS encoding CBS domain-containing protein: MRVEDVMTDVVVTVDADASLRTAAGRMVEERVGSLVVTADGDPAGILTETDFVSAGYEHDRPFSEVPVHAAMSRPLVTVGPAETVRAAARTMRDRGVKKLPVADELDLVGVVTTTDLVAVQDDLARETREHLDERETWAGK, from the coding sequence ATGCGCGTGGAGGACGTGATGACCGACGTGGTGGTGACGGTGGACGCGGACGCGTCGCTGCGCACTGCCGCGGGCCGGATGGTCGAGGAGCGCGTCGGGTCGCTCGTCGTCACCGCCGACGGCGACCCGGCGGGCATCCTGACGGAGACGGACTTCGTGAGCGCGGGCTACGAGCACGACCGTCCGTTCAGCGAGGTGCCGGTGCACGCCGCGATGAGCCGGCCGCTGGTGACGGTGGGGCCGGCGGAGACGGTGCGGGCCGCGGCGCGCACGATGCGCGACCGCGGCGTGAAGAAGCTGCCCGTGGCCGATGAACTCGACCTCGTCGGCGTCGTCACGACGACGGACCTGGTCGCCGTACAGGACGACCTGGCGCGCGAGACGCGTGAGCACCTCGACGAACGCGAGACGTGGGCGGGCAAATAG